GTAGTTAAGTGAAAATGTATTTCAAAATTTGCTTACAAAGAATTAAATAACTTATTGATGTTTGCCTTAGCAATCTAATTTGCTGGCTAAAAGTTTTTTCTTATAAGAAAAAAATCTTTTTCCTTATTATTAAAACTTTTATGTTTTGTCAAAAAAATTGACTTGGTTTATTCAATACACTATTCATTTATCATTGTCCAAAACCGTGACGAAGACCATCATATCATTATTTCAATTTTAAGTCAAGCACTTTTATTAAAAATATTATTATTTTATTTGTTTTATTCATACTCTTATCTTACTTAATGTTTTCAACAATTCATTATACCGGTAAACACATCATAAGTCTTAGTTATTTCTTTTATAGGAAATAGTACTTTTCTGTAACGTAAAAAAGCAGGGATTTTTTTATCCCTACTTATTTATATGGAAATCATAGAACTTCTTATTCTACTGTTACTTCTTTGCTATTTTCCCAAAGGCCATGGATATTACAGTATGATAGAGCAAAAACTGTACCTGATCTTTCTAATTTTACTTTTGTAGATCCTACAGGTTCAGTTTTTAAACCATCTTCACCATGTGCTGAAAAGTTGAATGTAGCTAATTCAACTGGAAACTTACCATCATCAGCTCTAAAATATACTTTTATCCATACAATATGATGCTCAAGCTCATTTGGATGTTTAATTTCATCACCTATAGATACTTTAATTTCTACTTCTTCTCCAGAGTTAACTTTTTCTGACACATGAATTACTGGTACATGTTTTTCACCTTTCCAGTCACCTGATTGAACTAAATTACTTAATGCCATAATTCTTCACTCCTTATTTTTTATTTAAAGTATAAATTTAATAAATATTATATAATAATTATACTCCAATGTTTTTTTTAAGTCAATTTTTTCCTTCTTATATATAAACTGCCCTTTTTGTATTTGGTCTAAAACCATTTGTTAATTTCTTAATATGGAGTCACTTTGGCTGTTGCCCATTCATTAGATTCACTTACAAAAAAACAGCTAATGACTGACATATAAAAAGGTACCTTACGGTACCAAATAACCTATATTACATTTTTTCTCTTATGGTTATATTATATTCTTACATATTATGTAATTATTATACTACTTTTGTTACTGTATAGCCTTGACTTACACACTTTTGAATATTTGATAAATAGAGTTCACCGGCTTGCGCTATGGAGCCACCAAAATAAAACTGTTGGTATATTAATTGATGTTGTTTATCATACAAGCTTTTTGTTACTCGTTTGTTTTTAGTGTTCAAAGTAATTTTTATTATATTATTTCTTTTAGCGCAACTTGTATTATATAACATACGTCACCTCCACACTTTTAACAAAACCTCTAGAAAGCAAGTTGAAAATATACTTTCTTTTAACTATATTATGTGTGATAGGGAAATATGTATTCATATTTTTCCAATTTTATTTTATAAAAGTATTTTAGTTAACGAAAATACTCATTTCAAAAAACAATAAATAGTCAGGGACAAATATATACATTTTTTGATTAATTTAGTGGTTGTTTTATGTTTTAGTCGTTATTTTATACAAAAAAATATATTTAAGTTTGTAATATTTGTGAACACTTATTATATGCCTGGTGATATAATAATAATTGTAAACCCCCCCAATACAATAGAGTATTTGCTACACCCCATAAAAACAAATACCTTCTCCTTAAAAAAAGACAGCAGATCGGTTGGCTGTCTTTTTTTTATTATTTAAAACCTGTTATATAATTTTTTAATATAGATCTTGTTCAAATTTATCCTTTATTCTTTCTGTGTCATTTTCTATCCCCAATAATAACATTAACTTTAATCTTGCTTTTTGTCCTGATAAGTTACCCCCCAGTATTACTCCCATTTTTCTTAGATAACTTCCTCCACCTTCGTATCCATAAGTATCTAAAACTCTTCCACTAGGGCATATTGAAACAATGACCACTGAAATATTATGATTAATGGCTTTTTGAATGGCCAATGCCATCTTAGGTGGTACATTACCTCTTCCCATAGCTTCTACTACAATTCCTTTATAGTTTTGTTGAATACAATAATCTATATAATCATCTTCTATTCCTGAGTAACATTTTATCAATCCAACTTTTTTTTCTATTTTGTGAGATTCAATTTTTGTTACAGTTCTTCTTGCCCTATAATAAATGACATGATCTTGATCTACGATTCCTAATGGTCCTAGTTCTAAACTTTTAAATGTATCTAAGCTTAATGTATGGGTTTTCATTACTTCATCTGGGGAGTAAATATGATCATTCATTACCACCAAAACCCCTTTATTATAAGAAGTATCATCTAACGCAGTACATATGGCTGCCGCTAAATTAGCAGGACCATCATATCCTAATTCAGAACTGTTCTTCATTGCACCTGTTACTATAACAGGTTTTTTAGTTTTTAAATACAAATCTAAAAAGTATGCTGTTTCTTCTAAAGTATCCGTCCCATGTGTTACAACGGCACCTTCTACATCATCTTTTAGCAGTATCTCTTCTATCTTATTCCCTAACTCTAACATTATATCAGGGGTTATATGAGGTCCTGGGGCCTTACTAAAATGATATGGATATATATTCGCTTTCTTATTAATGCCAGATATTTTGGATATGATTTCTTCATCTGACAAAGCTGGAATAACGGATCTTAAGTTTTCATCTACTTTCATGGAGATTGTTCCACCAGTAAAAATCAACGCAATTGTCTTCATCTTCTCTCTCCCAATAAAAATATTTGTCTTTATATATTATTAGCCAACACTTCTATTAAATACAAAAAAACCTAAGTTATCCTTAGGTTTTTTTAACATTATTATATAGATGGAGAAAATTCATTAAATAATGCTTTGAATTCAATTCCTGATATTTTTTCTTTTTCAAGGAGTACTTCTGCTGTTTTATGAAGCACTTCAATGTTTTCATTAAGGATTTTAATTGCTTTGTTATAAGAACTGTCTATTATACCTTTTATTTCACTGTCTATTAATCCAGCAATATTTTCTCCATAATTTCTTGTATGACCCCAATCTCTTCCAATAAACACTTCTTCGTTATTGTCTCCAAATTGGATTGGTCCTAATACATCAGACATACCAAATTTTGTAACCATTCCTGATGCAATTTTTGTAGCTCTTTCTATATCGTTAGAAGCGCCAGTAGTAATATCATCTAATACTAATTTTTCTGCCGCTCTACCACCTAATAAAGCAATGATTTCTTGTTCCATTTTTGTCTTAGTTTCATAATAAGTATCTTCAGCAGGTATAGACATGGTGTAACCACCAGCAAAACCTGTAGGAATAATTGATATACTATGAACTGGATCAATTTCAGATAATATTTCATGCATTATAGCATGCCCAGCCTCGTGATAAGCAGTAATTTTTTTCTCTTTTTCTGTTATTACACGACTTTTCTTCTCTGTACCGATTCCAACTTTTATAAATGCTCTATGAATATCTTCTTGCTCTATCACTTTTTTATTCTCTCTAGCTGCAAAGATTGCAGCTTCATTTAATAAGTTTTCAAGATCAGCACCTGTAAATCCTGATGTGCTTCTTGCAATAGCTCTAAAGTCTACATCATCAGATAAAGGTTTACCCTTTCCGTGTACTTTTAGTATTTCTTCACGGCCTTTTGCATCTGGGCGACCTACAACTACTTTTCTATCAAATCTACCTGG
This Natranaerovirga pectinivora DNA region includes the following protein-coding sequences:
- a CDS encoding asparaginase, encoding MKTIALIFTGGTISMKVDENLRSVIPALSDEEIISKISGINKKANIYPYHFSKAPGPHITPDIMLELGNKIEEILLKDDVEGAVVTHGTDTLEETAYFLDLYLKTKKPVIVTGAMKNSSELGYDGPANLAAAICTALDDTSYNKGVLVVMNDHIYSPDEVMKTHTLSLDTFKSLELGPLGIVDQDHVIYYRARRTVTKIESHKIEKKVGLIKCYSGIEDDYIDYCIQQNYKGIVVEAMGRGNVPPKMALAIQKAINHNISVVIVSICPSGRVLDTYGYEGGGSYLRKMGVILGGNLSGQKARLKLMLLLGIENDTERIKDKFEQDLY
- a CDS encoding class II SORL domain-containing protein codes for the protein MALSNLVQSGDWKGEKHVPVIHVSEKVNSGEEVEIKVSIGDEIKHPNELEHHIVWIKVYFRADDGKFPVELATFNFSAHGEDGLKTEPVGSTKVKLERSGTVFALSYCNIHGLWENSKEVTVE